In the Populus trichocarpa isolate Nisqually-1 chromosome 1, P.trichocarpa_v4.1, whole genome shotgun sequence genome, one interval contains:
- the LOC112325867 gene encoding serine carboxypeptidase-like 18 isoform X2, translating into MSVIRLRNTHCHLINMMLFLVFTLLLLSDAAASKSIIKSLPGFDGNLPFVLETGYIGVGELEAVQLFYYFIESERSPKDDPLVLWLTGGPGCSALSGLIYEIGPLSFDYAKSSGGGKPVFALNPYSWTKIANIIFVDAPVGTGFSYSTTGEGYHVSDTISAAETYEFLRKWLVDHPKFLTNPLYVAGDSFSGIVAPIIVQEISDGNEVGRQPTINLKGYVLGNPVTDHEIDTNSIVPFAHLKALISDKLYESFMKNCKGEYLNPDQSNASCMEDILAIKECIGNVFTGQILEPACKEISPKPVALKWDPRFLIADDADILLSRPRVPGPWCRSYNYVYIYMWANDETVRDALHIRKGTIKDWRRCNKTLAYSYNVESTVDYHRNLTKKPYRALIYSGDHDMTIPYIGTHEWIESLNLTIKYDWEPWFVDGQVAGYAMLYADNVQDYITYDLTFATVKGGGHTAPEYRPEQCFAMMDRWFDYYPL; encoded by the exons ATGTCCGTTATCCGACTCCGAAACACACATTGCCACTTAATCAATATGATGTTATTCCTTGTATTCACTCTACTGCTACTCTCCGATGCCGCtgcatcaaaatcaataatcaaGTCCCTACCTGGCTTTGACGGTAACCTTCCATTTGTACTGGAAACAGG GTATATTGGCGTGGGAGAATTGGAAGCCGTGCAGCTATTCTACTACTTCATCGAGTCTGAGAGGAGCCCTAAAGACGACCCTCTTGTGCTTTGGCTCACTGGTGGCCCTGGATGCTCTGCCCTGTCTGGACTTATATATGAAATTG GCCCGTTATCATTTGATTATGCAAAATCCAGCGGAGGAGGCAAACCTGTTTTCGCATTGAACCCGTATTCGTGGACAAAG ATTGCCAACATAATATTTGTAGATGCACCTGTTGGTACCGGATTTTCCTATTCAACAACAGGGGAAGGCTACCATGTTAGTGATACAATATCAGCTGCAGAAACCTATGAGTTCTTAAGAAAG TGGCTCGTGGATCACCCCAAGTTTCTTACAAATCCACTCTATGTTGCTGGGGACTCCTTTTCAGGCATCGTTGCACCTATCATAGTCCAGGAGATTTCTGATG GAAATGAAGTGGGACGTCAGCCAACAATAAACCTCAAA GGATATGTGCTTGGAAACCCAGTTACAGATCATGAGATTGACACCAATTCAATAGTTCCTTTTGCTCACCTAAAAGCGCTTATATCAGATAAACTCTACGAG TCCTTCATGAAAAATTGCAAGGGTGAGTACTTAAATCCAGATCAAAGCAACGCATCGTGTATGGAAGACATATTAGCCATCAAGGAG TGCATTGGGAATGTATTTACTGGACAAATTCTGGAACCTGCATGCAAGGAGATATCTCCAAAACCAGTGGCATTGAAATGGGATCCAAGGTTTCTCATAGCCGATGACGCTGATATTCTGCTATCAAGGCCCCGTGTTCCTGGACCTTGGTGCCGG AGTTACAATTATGTATACATTTATATGTGGGCTAATGATGAAACTGTTCGAGATGCTCTCCATATTCGCAAG GGAACCATAAAGGATTGGAGAAGATGCAATAAGACCCTGGCCTATTCGTACAATGTCGAAAGTACTGTTGATTACCATCGGAACTTGACCAAGAAACCATATCGAGCTCTCATTTACAG TGGCGATCATGACATGACTATCCCATACATTGGCACGCATGAATGGATAGAATCTCTGAATTTGACGATTAAGTATGACTGGGAACCATGGTTTGTTGATGGTCAAGTTGCAGG ATACGCAATGCTGTATGCAGACAATGTGCAAGATTACATAACATACGACCTGACATTTGCAACTGTGAAG gGAGGTGGTCACACAGCGCCGGAATACAGGCCAGAGCAGTGCTTTGCCATGATGGATAGGTGGTTTGATTACTAccctctataa
- the LOC127904895 gene encoding serine carboxypeptidase-like 7: protein MSVIRLRNTRCHLINMMLFLAFTLLLLSDAAASKSIIKSLPGFDGNLPFVLETGYIGVGELEAVQLFYYFIESERSPKDDPLVLWLTGGPGCSALSGIIYEIEISLLPNSFGKNPRNLRLLKVLRSCIHLWVGE, encoded by the exons ATGTCCGTTATCCGACTCCGAAACACACGTTGCCACTTAATCAATATGATGTTATTCCTTGCATTCACTCTACTGCTACTCTCCGATGCCGCtgcatcaaaatcaataatcaaGTCCCTACCTGGCTTTGACGGTAACCTTCCATTTGTATTGGAAACAGG GTATATTGGCGTGGGAGAATTGGAAGCCGTGCAGCTATTCTACTACTTCATCGAGTCTGAGAGGAGCCCAAAAGATGACCCTCTTGTGCTTTGGCTCACTGGTGGCCCTGGATGCTCTGCCCTGTCTggaattatatatgaaattg AAATTTCTCTATTGCCTAATTCGTTTGGcaaaaatccaagaaatttaAGGCTATTAAAAGTTTTACGATCATGTATACATCTATGGGTGGGCGAATGA